One window from the genome of Spirosoma rhododendri encodes:
- a CDS encoding manganese catalase family protein, whose protein sequence is MDRLPIELPTPKNPSANDAAVIQELLGGKFGEMSTLMNYTYQSFNFRGRKKIRPFYDVISSIAGEEYGHVEVVSYAINLLLTGTTKRGFDPTIGPLSDAANWRNTHHAIASGQASLPMDSMGHYWTGQNVFSSGNLKLDLLHNFFLECGARANKMRAYETVTDPTARTMVGYLLVRGGLHVVAYAKALEKLTGVEMTKLLPIPELSNNAFPEARKFMEQKLHLSLYTFSPDDYQQAALIWNGPHPDDGQECFVVQGGMEGYPVPDLEEEPQLNAPGAEDFDPQVFADMAKKMGIKYEY, encoded by the coding sequence ATGGATCGGCTCCCTATCGAGCTCCCAACCCCCAAAAACCCGTCGGCCAATGATGCGGCTGTCATTCAGGAGCTGCTCGGTGGCAAATTCGGCGAGATGTCGACCCTGATGAACTACACCTATCAGTCGTTCAACTTTCGGGGCCGTAAAAAAATACGTCCGTTCTACGACGTTATCAGCAGCATCGCGGGCGAAGAGTATGGGCATGTCGAGGTAGTGTCGTATGCCATAAACCTGCTGCTCACCGGCACGACCAAACGCGGTTTCGACCCGACGATTGGCCCGTTGTCCGACGCAGCAAACTGGCGCAATACTCACCACGCTATCGCCAGTGGTCAGGCGTCGCTGCCGATGGATTCGATGGGGCACTACTGGACGGGGCAGAACGTATTCAGCAGCGGCAATTTGAAACTCGACCTGTTGCACAATTTCTTCCTTGAATGTGGCGCACGGGCTAACAAAATGCGGGCTTACGAAACCGTTACCGATCCCACTGCCCGCACGATGGTAGGCTATCTGCTGGTACGGGGTGGTCTGCACGTGGTGGCCTACGCGAAAGCGCTGGAAAAACTGACGGGCGTTGAAATGACCAAGCTATTACCGATACCGGAACTGAGTAATAACGCGTTTCCGGAGGCCAGGAAGTTTATGGAACAGAAGCTACACCTGTCGCTCTACACGTTCAGCCCGGACGATTACCAGCAGGCAGCCCTGATCTGGAATGGCCCGCACCCCGACGACGGGCAGGAATGTTTCGTCGTACAGGGTGGTATGGAAGGGTACCCCGTTCCGGATCTGGAAGAAGAACCCCAGCTCAACGCCCCCGGCGCTGAAGACTTCGACCCACAGGTATTCGCCGACATGGCGAAGAAGATGGGCATAAAGTACGAGTACTAA
- a CDS encoding SPASM domain-containing protein: MNRNLYDGLNFASKLTPRRVANALKVVGSYYRSRQSGQAAQRGLPMSISFEPTTSCNLRCPECPSGLRSFTRPTGMLGEDLYKRTIDELHETLLYLIFYFQGEPYLHPQFLDLVRYATDRNIYTATSTNAHYLTDANARKTVESGLDRLIISIDGTTQEVYQQYRVGGKLEKVLEGTKNIIRWKKELKSRTPHVVFQFLVVKPNQHQIAQVKKLARELGVDEVGLKTAQIYDYENGSDLIPTIDKYSRYAHQADDTYRIKNGFGDHCWKMWHSCVITWDGLVVPCCFDKDAHHRLGDLQTESFADLWHGPAYTNFRQTLLRSRSEIEMCRNCTEGTQVWGD; encoded by the coding sequence ATGAATCGGAACCTGTACGATGGACTTAACTTCGCGTCTAAGCTGACGCCCAGGCGGGTCGCCAACGCGCTGAAAGTTGTGGGCAGCTACTACAGATCGAGACAGTCGGGTCAGGCAGCGCAGCGGGGGTTGCCGATGTCGATTTCGTTTGAACCGACGACGTCCTGCAACCTGCGATGTCCCGAATGTCCTAGCGGGTTACGATCGTTTACGCGACCAACCGGAATGCTGGGTGAGGATCTGTACAAGCGTACCATCGACGAACTGCACGAGACGCTGCTGTACCTGATTTTCTATTTCCAGGGCGAACCCTACCTGCATCCGCAATTCCTCGACCTTGTCCGGTATGCAACCGACCGGAATATTTACACGGCGACGAGCACCAACGCCCATTACCTGACCGATGCCAACGCCCGCAAGACAGTAGAGTCAGGGCTGGACCGACTGATTATCAGCATCGACGGAACAACGCAGGAGGTGTATCAGCAGTACCGGGTAGGGGGGAAGCTGGAAAAGGTGCTGGAAGGCACGAAGAATATCATTCGCTGGAAAAAGGAATTGAAGTCGCGGACACCCCACGTGGTGTTTCAGTTTTTGGTCGTCAAACCAAATCAGCATCAGATTGCCCAGGTGAAAAAGCTGGCCCGTGAACTTGGTGTGGATGAGGTCGGTCTGAAAACGGCGCAGATTTACGACTACGAAAACGGTTCCGATCTGATCCCGACCATCGACAAATACAGCCGCTACGCCCATCAGGCCGACGATACGTACCGCATCAAAAACGGCTTCGGCGATCACTGCTGGAAGATGTGGCACTCCTGCGTCATCACGTGGGACGGCCTGGTTGTACCCTGCTGCTTCGACAAAGACGCGCATCACCGGCTGGGCGATCTGCAAACCGAATCCTTTGCCGACCTCTGGCACGGCCCGGCCTACACCAATTTCCGCCAAACGCTGCTCCGCTCCCGCTCCGAAATCGAGATGTGCCGCAACTGCACCGAAGGGACGCAGGTGTGGGGAGACTAG
- a CDS encoding glycoside hydrolase family 26 protein: MRVVVCLFALLFFHSFALCQSSLNYLYSISGKKTASGQHNREPNAQPAKWTNAIDSLTGHYPKLWSGDFLFQADNIANRGMMIAEAKRQWKKGALINIMWHACNPARSQPCGWDSTGVLSRMTDAQWQQLLTDGTPINARWKQMMDEVAVYLQDLEDSGVEVMFRPLHEMNQGLFWWGGRRGANGTAQLYRLTHDYFTKTKGLSNLIWVWDMQDFLSLATDLTDYNPGNDYWDVAALDIYDSGTGYSDYKYNAMLKVAGNKPIAIGECQVLPTAAQLKTQPRWTFFMGWAELVFSSNTPTVIRELYNSKEVENLKE; encoded by the coding sequence ATGAGAGTTGTCGTCTGCCTGTTCGCTCTTTTGTTCTTTCACTCTTTCGCTCTTTGCCAGTCCAGCCTGAATTATCTCTACAGCATTTCGGGGAAGAAAACGGCGAGTGGTCAGCACAATCGCGAACCCAACGCCCAACCCGCAAAGTGGACCAACGCCATCGACTCACTGACGGGCCATTACCCAAAGCTGTGGAGCGGTGATTTTCTGTTTCAGGCCGACAATATCGCTAACCGGGGTATGATGATCGCCGAAGCAAAACGGCAGTGGAAAAAGGGCGCATTGATCAATATCATGTGGCATGCCTGCAACCCCGCCCGGTCGCAACCCTGTGGCTGGGACAGTACGGGTGTGCTGAGCCGCATGACCGACGCGCAATGGCAACAACTCCTGACCGATGGTACGCCGATCAACGCGCGCTGGAAACAGATGATGGATGAAGTGGCGGTGTACTTGCAGGATCTGGAAGACAGCGGGGTCGAAGTCATGTTCCGACCGCTGCACGAAATGAATCAGGGACTGTTCTGGTGGGGTGGTCGGCGCGGGGCAAACGGAACGGCGCAACTATACCGGCTTACGCACGATTATTTCACAAAAACGAAAGGTTTGTCGAACCTGATCTGGGTGTGGGACATGCAGGATTTTCTATCCCTCGCCACCGACCTCACCGACTACAACCCCGGCAATGACTATTGGGATGTGGCGGCCCTCGACATCTATGATAGCGGTACGGGCTACTCCGATTACAAGTACAACGCCATGCTCAAAGTAGCGGGCAACAAGCCCATCGCCATCGGTGAATGTCAGGTACTGCCCACCGCAGCCCAACTAAAAACACAACCCCGCTGGACCTTCTTCATGGGCTGGGCCGAGCTGGTTTTCTCCTCCAACACCCCAACGGTAATCAGGGAATTGTACAACAGTAAGGAGGTGGAGAATCTTAAAGAGTGA
- a CDS encoding ParA family protein: protein MGKVIAIANQKGGVGKTTTTINLAASLAALEFQTLIVDADPQANSTSGLGYNPKEIEHSIYECMVEGIRPNDAIIQTDFPNLDLLPSHIDLVGAEIEMINLQNREDKMKDALDSIRDLYDFIIIDCSPSLGLITINSLTAADSVIIPVQCEYFALEGLGKLLNTIKIIQSRLNTHLAIEGILLTMYDLRVRLSNQVVGEVTTHFQHMVFNTIIPRNIRLSESPSFGIPALAQDADSKGAVSYLNLAREILVKNGLMPHEV from the coding sequence ATGGGTAAAGTCATTGCTATCGCCAACCAGAAGGGGGGCGTCGGTAAAACTACGACAACGATCAATCTGGCCGCCAGTCTGGCCGCCCTCGAATTTCAGACGCTCATTGTAGACGCGGACCCGCAGGCCAACTCGACCTCCGGACTGGGTTACAATCCGAAAGAAATTGAGCACAGTATTTACGAATGCATGGTGGAGGGCATCCGGCCCAACGATGCGATTATTCAGACCGATTTCCCGAATCTCGATCTGCTGCCGTCGCATATCGATCTGGTCGGGGCTGAAATCGAGATGATTAACCTCCAGAACCGGGAGGATAAGATGAAGGACGCGCTGGACAGCATCCGCGACCTGTACGACTTCATCATCATCGACTGCTCACCATCGCTCGGTCTTATCACGATCAACAGCCTGACCGCTGCTGACTCGGTAATCATTCCGGTGCAGTGCGAATATTTCGCCCTCGAAGGATTGGGTAAACTGCTGAATACCATCAAAATTATTCAGTCGCGGCTCAACACGCACCTGGCTATCGAAGGCATTTTGCTGACGATGTACGACCTGCGCGTGCGGCTGTCGAATCAGGTGGTGGGCGAAGTAACGACGCACTTCCAGCACATGGTGTTCAACACGATCATTCCGCGTAACATCCGGTTGAGTGAATCGCCCAGCTTTGGTATTCCGGCCCTGGCGCAGGATGCCGACAGCAAAGGCGCGGTGAGCTACCTGAATCTGGCCCGCGAAATCCTGGTGAAGAATGGGCTGATGCCCCACGAAGTGTAG
- a CDS encoding ParB/RepB/Spo0J family partition protein, whose amino-acid sequence MDNANAKVPNKKMIGLGRGLGALLHDSEAVNRQSKPSPFEVISTMTEIGLGQIETNPFQPRTRFDEEALQELADSIRTQGIIQPITVRQLGKDQYQLIAGERRLQASKIAGLTHIPAYVRTANDQQMLEMALIENIQRENLNSIEIALSYQRLITECSLKQEELGERVGKNRTTVNNYIRLLKLPPVIQAALRDNKISMGHARAIINIDNPDSQIKLFNRAVDEDWSVRKVEEAVRNLGDETPENASVRRVTLPKQEMRSLQFKLSSMFGTKVSIKADEKHKGEIKIPFTSQEELTKILEVLNSQA is encoded by the coding sequence ATGGATAACGCGAACGCCAAAGTACCCAATAAAAAAATGATCGGCCTGGGCCGTGGACTGGGTGCCCTGCTGCACGACAGCGAGGCCGTTAACCGGCAGTCGAAGCCGTCGCCGTTTGAAGTAATCAGTACGATGACCGAAATCGGGCTGGGTCAGATTGAGACCAACCCGTTTCAGCCGCGTACCCGCTTCGATGAGGAAGCCCTTCAGGAGCTGGCCGACTCGATCCGTACGCAGGGTATCATTCAGCCTATCACAGTCCGGCAGCTGGGGAAAGACCAGTACCAGCTCATCGCCGGTGAACGGCGTTTGCAGGCGTCGAAAATCGCCGGGCTGACGCATATTCCCGCTTACGTTCGCACGGCCAACGACCAGCAGATGCTGGAAATGGCCCTGATCGAGAACATTCAGCGCGAAAACCTCAACTCGATTGAAATTGCCCTCAGCTATCAGCGACTCATAACCGAATGTAGTCTCAAGCAGGAAGAACTGGGCGAACGCGTCGGGAAAAACCGCACGACGGTCAATAACTACATCCGGCTGCTGAAATTGCCCCCCGTGATTCAGGCTGCCCTGCGCGACAATAAGATTTCAATGGGCCACGCCCGCGCCATTATCAACATCGACAACCCCGATTCGCAGATTAAGCTGTTCAACCGGGCCGTGGACGAAGACTGGTCGGTGCGGAAGGTGGAGGAAGCGGTGCGGAATCTGGGCGATGAAACGCCCGAAAATGCATCGGTTCGGCGCGTGACGCTGCCCAAGCAGGAAATGCGTAGCCTGCAATTCAAACTCTCGTCGATGTTTGGCACGAAAGTGTCGATCAAAGCCGACGAGAAACATAAGGGAGAGATCAAAATTCCGTTTACCTCTCAGGAAGAATTAACCAAAATCCTGGAAGTGCTGAACTCGCAGGCGTAA
- a CDS encoding DUF5683 domain-containing protein: MTNFTRLFCFIALLFVGSAGMAWAQLPAITPAKTPAPVRDSLLIDTDSIPTGMRDNGVLVNDSTQRAEKDSLAFTSDTTQVTAQQEAAIRKIIPKQATIRSLVLPGLGQAYNKQYYKIPFIYAGFGVMGYLFVRYRGLAQQAADGYRLLLYGTNYYGVDPSLPESIRQEYVTNIKPASVIINEQRITTTTTAKAYYDLFRRYRDLNILLSIALWGLNIVEANVAAHLKTFDLSDNISMRVQPAVLPLPGLNMAPGVRVAFTFK; the protein is encoded by the coding sequence TTGACCAATTTCACTCGCTTATTCTGCTTTATCGCACTGCTTTTCGTGGGCAGTGCAGGCATGGCATGGGCGCAGCTACCGGCCATCACACCCGCTAAAACGCCCGCGCCTGTCCGCGACTCGCTCCTGATCGATACCGACAGTATCCCGACGGGCATGCGCGACAACGGGGTGCTCGTCAACGATTCGACGCAGCGGGCCGAAAAGGATTCACTCGCGTTTACCAGCGACACGACGCAGGTTACGGCGCAGCAGGAAGCCGCCATCCGCAAGATTATCCCCAAACAGGCCACCATCCGGTCGCTCGTACTCCCCGGCCTGGGTCAGGCCTATAACAAGCAGTATTACAAAATACCGTTTATCTACGCTGGCTTTGGCGTAATGGGCTATCTGTTCGTCCGGTACCGGGGGCTGGCCCAGCAGGCGGCCGATGGTTACAGGTTGCTGCTCTACGGGACGAATTATTATGGTGTCGACCCATCGCTGCCGGAATCCATTCGGCAGGAGTATGTCACTAACATCAAGCCCGCATCGGTAATTATCAACGAGCAGCGAATTACAACGACTACCACCGCCAAAGCCTATTACGATCTGTTCCGGCGCTACCGCGATCTGAACATTCTGCTGTCGATTGCCTTGTGGGGGTTAAACATCGTGGAAGCCAACGTCGCAGCTCACCTGAAAACCTTCGACCTGTCGGACAACATTTCCATGCGTGTGCAACCGGCCGTACTGCCGCTGCCCGGCCTGAACATGGCTCCCGGCGTCCGCGTCGCCTTCACGTTTAAATAA
- the dapB gene encoding 4-hydroxy-tetrahydrodipicolinate reductase produces the protein MNIVLLGYGKMGKAIEPIALERGHQIAARIDATNRTELETLDADSVDVVIEFSSPESAVENIKTCLERGWPVVCGTTGWLSHRTEIEQLCADKKGAFFYASNYSIGVNLFFRLNKTLAKFMRNYPSYHASMTEIHHTEKKDAPSGTAITLAEGLLENLPNLNGWVEQPTDKQAQITSTDAVAIESLREGTVPGTHIVRFDSDVDRIEIAHIAHSRQGFAVGAVVAAEWVQGRTGVFSMDDLLDA, from the coding sequence ATGAACATAGTATTACTTGGCTACGGCAAGATGGGCAAGGCGATTGAGCCGATTGCGCTCGAACGCGGCCATCAGATTGCCGCCCGTATCGACGCTACTAATCGCACTGAACTCGAAACGCTGGACGCAGATTCGGTCGATGTCGTGATCGAATTCAGTTCGCCCGAATCAGCCGTTGAGAACATCAAAACCTGTCTGGAGCGGGGATGGCCGGTTGTCTGCGGTACGACGGGCTGGTTGAGTCACCGGACCGAGATTGAGCAATTGTGCGCCGACAAGAAAGGAGCCTTCTTCTACGCGTCGAATTACAGCATTGGTGTCAATCTGTTCTTCCGGCTCAACAAGACGCTGGCGAAGTTCATGCGCAACTATCCGTCGTACCACGCGTCGATGACGGAGATTCACCATACCGAAAAGAAAGATGCGCCCAGCGGAACGGCGATTACGCTGGCCGAGGGGCTGCTCGAAAACCTGCCGAACCTGAACGGCTGGGTCGAACAGCCGACGGACAAACAGGCACAGATTACGAGTACCGACGCCGTGGCTATCGAGTCGCTGCGGGAAGGAACCGTGCCCGGTACGCACATCGTCCGCTTCGATTCCGACGTGGACCGGATTGAAATAGCGCACATCGCCCATAGTCGGCAGGGGTTCGCGGTGGGTGCGGTCGTAGCTGCCGAGTGGGTGCAGGGCCGTACGGGGGTGTTCAGCATGGACGATCTCCTCGACGCCTGA
- the lepB gene encoding signal peptidase I has protein sequence MFAVVAATLIRWLFMEAFTIPTPSMENSLMVGDFLFVSKLHYGTRTPQTPLQVPLTHQKIWGTNIPSYSTAIQLPSYRLPGFTHVKNGDVVVFNVPPRYLNDGIDYPTDLKTNYIKRCIGIPGDKLEVRQRAVYINGALMPAPPRSEQKYFIKTTEALDANFFRKYEIVNDYRDLNQPTENWKPQEQFNDSTKTTSLVGYTVNTTADVIEKFRTFDWVKGIEPLIDKPGETMPSIYGTPTFHWNHDNFGPLVVPKKGATTPINAQTIAVYGPVIEQYEHNENVTLTPTSISINGKPITSYTFKQDYYFMMGDNRDNSLDSRFWGFVPEDHIVGKAVFVWMSLDPNPANIWNKIRWNRLFRTID, from the coding sequence TTGTTTGCCGTTGTAGCTGCTACGCTCATTCGGTGGCTGTTTATGGAAGCGTTCACCATCCCGACGCCATCGATGGAAAACAGCCTGATGGTGGGTGATTTTCTATTTGTCAGCAAGCTGCACTACGGCACGCGCACCCCGCAGACGCCCTTGCAAGTACCGCTGACGCACCAGAAAATTTGGGGTACCAACATTCCATCGTATAGCACAGCCATTCAGTTGCCCTCGTACCGGCTGCCAGGATTTACGCACGTAAAAAACGGCGACGTTGTCGTATTCAACGTGCCGCCCCGCTACCTGAACGATGGCATCGACTACCCCACTGATCTGAAAACCAACTACATCAAACGGTGTATCGGTATTCCGGGCGATAAACTTGAAGTGCGGCAGCGGGCGGTATACATCAACGGGGCGCTGATGCCCGCGCCCCCCCGGTCTGAACAGAAGTACTTCATCAAAACGACTGAAGCGCTCGACGCCAATTTCTTCCGCAAATACGAGATCGTCAACGATTACCGCGACCTGAATCAGCCAACCGAAAACTGGAAGCCTCAGGAGCAGTTCAACGATTCGACCAAAACGACGTCGCTGGTCGGGTATACCGTCAACACTACGGCTGATGTGATCGAGAAATTCCGCACGTTCGACTGGGTGAAAGGCATCGAACCGCTGATCGACAAGCCGGGCGAAACCATGCCGAGCATCTACGGTACGCCGACTTTTCACTGGAACCACGATAACTTCGGTCCGCTGGTTGTTCCGAAGAAAGGCGCTACCACGCCCATCAACGCGCAGACGATCGCCGTGTACGGGCCCGTCATTGAGCAGTACGAACACAACGAAAACGTAACGCTGACGCCCACCTCGATCAGTATCAACGGCAAGCCGATTACGTCGTACACGTTTAAGCAGGATTACTACTTCATGATGGGTGACAACCGCGATAATTCGCTGGATTCGCGCTTCTGGGGCTTTGTTCCCGAAGATCACATCGTGGGGAAAGCCGTATTCGTCTGGATGTCGCTCGACCCGAACCCGGCCAATATCTGGAACAAAATCCGCTGGAATCGCCTGTTCCGCACGATTGACTAA
- a CDS encoding Dps family protein has protein sequence MKRTRTSVGQLLTGLFFAFFINTQSGLAQQRTNTPTTPTTTANDPIPNNRPTAPPTGSQLGNYRNEQADNWIPLEASKRQAIVTDLQPTVTELLQLYHDAKQSHWNLRGPLYLSLHEALQEFADLFLDQSDLIAERVLQIGQPVDGRPDVLVQTSGLPRYPGGYLSDRQVLALMDERVNTVAVRVRQRVESTSKNGDEVSSNKLQDLSYQLDKIVWKLRVMQQ, from the coding sequence ATGAAACGTACCCGTACATCGGTTGGCCAACTGCTAACTGGTTTGTTCTTTGCTTTCTTCATCAACACGCAGTCTGGGCTGGCTCAGCAACGCACTAACACCCCGACAACACCGACAACTACCGCAAACGACCCAATCCCGAACAACCGGCCGACAGCGCCCCCGACCGGGTCGCAGTTGGGCAATTACCGCAACGAGCAGGCCGATAACTGGATACCGCTCGAAGCTTCGAAGCGACAAGCTATCGTTACTGATCTGCAACCCACTGTAACTGAGTTATTGCAGCTTTATCACGACGCCAAACAAAGCCACTGGAACCTGCGCGGCCCGCTATACCTGTCGCTGCACGAAGCCTTGCAGGAATTTGCCGACTTGTTTCTCGACCAGTCTGATCTAATCGCTGAGCGTGTTCTTCAGATCGGTCAGCCAGTTGATGGACGCCCGGACGTGCTGGTACAGACGTCGGGCCTACCGCGCTACCCCGGTGGCTACCTTTCCGACCGGCAGGTGTTAGCCCTCATGGACGAGCGAGTCAACACGGTTGCCGTACGCGTAAGACAACGCGTTGAAAGCACCAGTAAAAACGGCGACGAAGTATCGTCCAACAAGCTACAGGATCTGAGCTATCAACTAGATAAAATCGTCTGGAAACTGCGCGTGATGCAGCAGTAA
- the ung gene encoding uracil-DNA glycosylase, with protein MNVTIAESWQSRLQPEFNKPYFVQLAEFLRHEYSTQRIYPPGKLIFNAFNSCPFEEARVVILGQDPYHGEGQANGLAFSVADGIAKPPSLINIFKEIQDDLGKPVPKSGNLERWANQGVMLLNSTLTVRAGQAGSHQGKGWETFTDTVIKLISDEKEHVVFMLWGAYAQKKGAVIDSKKHLVLKAKHPSPMAANYGGWFGCKHFSQANDYLTGKGLPPIEW; from the coding sequence ATGAATGTAACTATCGCCGAATCGTGGCAATCGAGGCTACAGCCGGAGTTTAATAAACCATACTTCGTTCAACTGGCCGAATTTCTTCGTCACGAATACAGTACACAACGCATCTATCCACCGGGAAAACTGATTTTCAATGCGTTTAATAGTTGCCCGTTTGAGGAGGCCCGCGTTGTGATTCTGGGGCAAGATCCGTACCACGGTGAAGGGCAGGCCAATGGATTAGCTTTCTCCGTGGCGGATGGGATAGCCAAGCCGCCATCGCTTATCAATATTTTCAAAGAAATTCAGGACGACCTTGGCAAGCCAGTGCCCAAATCGGGTAATCTGGAGCGCTGGGCCAATCAGGGCGTGATGTTGCTCAACTCAACGCTTACTGTTCGGGCGGGGCAGGCCGGGTCACATCAGGGTAAGGGCTGGGAAACCTTTACCGATACCGTTATCAAGCTGATCTCCGACGAGAAAGAACACGTCGTCTTTATGCTGTGGGGGGCTTACGCGCAGAAAAAAGGGGCCGTTATCGACAGCAAAAAGCACCTCGTACTGAAAGCAAAACACCCCTCGCCGATGGCCGCCAATTACGGCGGCTGGTTTGGCTGTAAGCACTTCAGTCAGGCCAACGACTACCTGACAGGCAAGGGCCTCCCCCCGATTGAGTGGTAA
- the apaG gene encoding Co2+/Mg2+ efflux protein ApaG, with protein MVSSVTEGVKVSVKTEYQSEYSSPLQAHYVFTYRITIENASDHTIQLLRRRWLIYDSNGTIREVEGEGVVGLQPVLEPGEVHEYVSGCNLRSSMGKMAGTYLVERVIDGKQLQVTIPEFTMVVPYKLN; from the coding sequence ATGGTATCGTCCGTCACAGAAGGTGTCAAAGTTAGTGTAAAGACTGAGTACCAATCTGAGTACTCCAGTCCGTTACAGGCACACTACGTTTTTACCTACCGTATCACAATTGAAAATGCCAGCGACCACACGATTCAGCTACTGCGTCGACGTTGGCTCATTTACGATTCGAACGGAACCATCCGGGAGGTGGAAGGGGAAGGCGTGGTAGGGCTTCAGCCGGTATTGGAACCCGGCGAAGTACACGAATACGTCTCCGGTTGCAACCTGCGCTCCAGCATGGGCAAAATGGCCGGTACGTATCTGGTTGAGCGCGTCATCGACGGGAAGCAGTTACAGGTAACGATTCCCGAATTCACGATGGTTGTGCCCTACAAACTCAATTAA
- a CDS encoding O-methyltransferase, translated as MIAAYLRYLSHAQDEHSIHSPFVFSLYTKAIRTDSRREPALASIRLLRNDLRRSQELIQITDLGAGSKVNGARQRTVSDIARHSQKSPRYARLLFRLIRYLNLKTVVDLGTSLGLTTAHLAEAVRSAGGRVLTFEGCPQTARQAQLNFDRLDLPNVSTVVGNIDDTLAPELLKLGSVDLVFFDANHRYEPTVRYFETCLLHRHNDTLFVFDDIHWSAEMEQAWVYIQAHPAVRVTIDLFGVGLVFFRQEQPRQDFILRFGHL; from the coding sequence ATGATTGCCGCTTACCTGCGCTATCTCAGCCACGCTCAGGACGAGCACTCGATACACTCGCCCTTTGTTTTCTCGCTTTATACGAAAGCAATCCGAACCGATAGCCGACGCGAACCCGCGCTGGCGTCGATTCGGCTGTTGCGTAACGACCTCAGACGGAGTCAGGAACTGATTCAGATTACTGACTTGGGGGCCGGGTCGAAGGTAAACGGTGCGCGTCAGCGTACCGTCAGCGACATTGCCCGCCACTCGCAGAAGTCGCCCCGTTACGCCCGGCTGCTGTTTCGGCTGATCCGGTATCTGAACCTCAAAACGGTGGTCGATCTTGGTACGTCGCTGGGTCTGACAACGGCGCATCTGGCCGAAGCTGTCCGTTCCGCCGGTGGGCGCGTGCTGACCTTCGAGGGATGCCCCCAAACCGCCCGACAGGCACAGCTAAATTTCGACCGGCTCGATCTGCCGAACGTGTCGACCGTTGTCGGTAATATCGATGATACGCTGGCACCCGAACTGCTCAAACTGGGGTCGGTCGATCTGGTATTTTTCGACGCCAACCACCGCTACGAACCAACCGTTCGCTACTTCGAAACCTGCCTGCTGCACCGGCATAACGACACGCTGTTCGTGTTCGACGACATTCACTGGTCGGCGGAGATGGAACAGGCGTGGGTCTATATTCAGGCGCACCCGGCCGTGCGGGTAACGATCGATTTGTTTGGCGTCGGGCTGGTGTTTTTCCGGCAGGAGCAGCCCCGGCAGGACTTTATATTGCGCTTCGGTCATCTTTGA
- a CDS encoding DMT family transporter translates to MNFTALLPWLSLVGAALCQTAWTLSLKLLRWSDLTTPQWPSAVGPLLGYIGFGIVNTILLAIAMRTIALTTAFAVWTALTLVFIKLVDVLWLQSGWSWTELFFLLLIGIGIVGLKVVAPAP, encoded by the coding sequence ATGAATTTCACTGCACTACTCCCCTGGCTTAGCCTGGTCGGCGCGGCTCTGTGCCAGACTGCCTGGACACTGTCGCTCAAACTCCTGCGCTGGTCTGACCTGACCACACCACAGTGGCCATCGGCCGTAGGCCCGCTATTGGGTTACATCGGTTTCGGCATTGTCAACACCATTCTGCTGGCCATCGCCATGCGGACAATAGCCCTGACCACTGCCTTTGCCGTCTGGACCGCCCTGACCTTGGTATTTATCAAGCTAGTCGACGTGCTGTGGCTGCAATCGGGCTGGTCGTGGACGGAGCTGTTTTTCCTGCTGCTGATTGGTATCGGCATCGTCGGGCTGAAAGTTGTGGCCCCGGCCCCCTAA